A single region of the Streptomyces sp. NBC_00236 genome encodes:
- a CDS encoding enoyl-CoA hydratase/isomerase family protein, translating into MADHDDSVLYEVSDGLATITINRPDAMNAMNTAAKVALRDAVQSAGADTAVRAVLLTAAGGRAFCVGQDLKEHLSKLAEVRTSGGGNALSTVREHYNPIVRALTEMPKPVVAGVNGAAAGAGFGFALACDYRVAADTASFNTSFAGVALTADSGVSWTLPRLIGHSRAADLLLFPRSISAQDARDLGIVNKLVPAADLAAEATAVARALANGPTVAYAALKESLAYGAGHTLGEALEKEDELQTRAGASQDHGIAVQAFLDKDRSPKYVGR; encoded by the coding sequence ATGGCCGATCACGACGACTCCGTGCTCTACGAAGTGAGCGACGGGCTCGCGACGATCACGATCAACCGCCCGGACGCGATGAACGCCATGAACACCGCGGCCAAGGTGGCGTTGCGCGACGCCGTGCAGTCGGCCGGTGCCGACACCGCCGTGCGGGCGGTTCTGCTCACCGCGGCCGGCGGGCGCGCCTTCTGCGTCGGCCAGGACCTCAAGGAGCACCTCTCCAAGCTGGCCGAGGTCCGCACGTCGGGCGGCGGCAACGCGCTGAGCACCGTGCGGGAGCACTACAACCCGATCGTGCGGGCGCTCACCGAGATGCCGAAGCCGGTCGTCGCCGGGGTCAACGGCGCCGCAGCCGGAGCGGGCTTCGGTTTCGCCCTCGCCTGCGACTACCGCGTCGCCGCCGACACCGCCTCGTTCAACACCTCGTTCGCCGGGGTCGCCCTCACGGCCGACTCGGGTGTGTCGTGGACGCTGCCCCGGCTGATCGGCCACAGCCGCGCCGCCGATCTGCTGCTCTTCCCGCGCTCCATCTCCGCGCAGGACGCCCGTGACCTGGGCATCGTGAACAAGCTGGTGCCCGCCGCCGACCTCGCCGCCGAGGCCACCGCGGTGGCCCGCGCCCTCGCGAACGGCCCGACGGTGGCGTACGCGGCGCTCAAGGAGTCGCTGGCCTACGGCGCCGGCCACACCCTGGGCGAAGCGCTCGAGAAGGAGGACGAACTCCAGACGAGG
- a CDS encoding DUF3117 domain-containing protein, producing the protein MAAMKPRTGDGPLEVTKEGRGIVMRVPLEGGGRLVVELTPDEADALGDALKKVVG; encoded by the coding sequence ATGGCGGCCATGAAGCCGCGGACGGGCGACGGCCCGCTCGAGGTGACAAAGGAGGGGCGGGGCATCGTCATGCGCGTTCCGCTCGAAGGCGGCGGTCGGCTTGTCGTGGAGCTGACTCCGGACGAGGCCGATGCACTCGGCGATGCCCTCAAGAAGGTCGTCGGCTAG
- a CDS encoding O-methyltransferase, whose translation MRQLRGQERVITANRQTSWAFADAFVAEDEALRWARDRARDAGLRSVSPGTGAALRLLAATTDAKAVAEIGTGTGVSGLYLLHGMRPDGVLTTVDPEPERQQFAREAFRAAGFAANRARFIPGRALDVLPRLADGGYDLVFCDGDRLESLDCLAESLRLLRPGGLVCFEGVFADGRTVDSAAQPAEVLRLRELLRAVRESQELMATLLPVGDGLLCAVRRG comes from the coding sequence TTGCGCCAACTACGGGGACAGGAGAGGGTCATCACCGCCAACCGGCAGACGAGCTGGGCGTTCGCCGACGCCTTTGTCGCCGAGGACGAAGCACTGCGCTGGGCCCGGGACCGGGCACGGGACGCGGGACTTCGCTCGGTGTCACCAGGCACCGGCGCTGCGCTGCGCCTTCTCGCCGCCACGACGGATGCCAAAGCGGTCGCCGAGATCGGCACCGGCACGGGCGTGTCCGGCCTCTATCTGCTGCACGGCATGCGCCCCGACGGGGTCCTGACCACGGTCGACCCGGAACCCGAGCGCCAGCAGTTCGCCCGTGAGGCGTTCCGGGCGGCGGGCTTCGCCGCCAACCGGGCCCGCTTCATCCCCGGCCGCGCCCTCGACGTACTCCCCCGACTGGCGGACGGCGGATACGACCTCGTGTTCTGCGACGGCGACCGGCTGGAGAGCCTGGACTGCCTCGCCGAATCGTTGCGCCTGCTGCGACCTGGCGGTCTGGTCTGCTTCGAGGGCGTCTTCGCGGACGGCCGTACGGTCGACTCCGCCGCCCAGCCCGCGGAGGTGCTGCGCCTGCGCGAGCTGCTGCGGGCGGTCCGCGAGAGCCAGGAACTGATGGCCACGCTGCTGCCGGTGGGCGACGGCCTCCTCTGCGCGGTACGACGGGGCTGA
- the sigE gene encoding RNA polymerase sigma factor SigE — MVGAPLDTTRADRGGAAAPVDRGGVLRRFLRSAGEPKSVTNIADRSSNDSAPTATFASDADSQAWTPPSWEEIVSTHSGRVYRLAYRLTGNQHDAEDLTQEVFVRVFRSLSTYTPGTFEGWLHRITTNLFLDMVRRKQRIRFDSLGDDAAERLPSREPSPQQVFNDTHFDADVQQALDTLAPEFRAAVVLCDIEGLSYEEIAATLGVKLGTVRSRIHRGRSHLRKALQHRSPEARAEQRSLAGALVSGEGGTA; from the coding sequence ATGGTAGGGGCTCCACTGGACACCACCAGAGCCGACAGGGGAGGTGCGGCTGCGCCTGTGGATCGGGGAGGAGTGCTGCGGCGCTTTCTCAGGTCGGCGGGTGAGCCGAAATCCGTGACCAACATTGCTGACCGTTCTTCCAACGACTCCGCACCGACCGCGACCTTCGCCTCAGATGCGGACTCCCAGGCGTGGACGCCGCCCTCATGGGAAGAGATCGTCAGCACGCACAGCGGTCGTGTCTACCGCCTTGCCTACCGACTGACGGGTAACCAGCACGACGCCGAGGATCTCACTCAGGAGGTCTTCGTCCGGGTGTTCCGTTCGCTGTCGACGTACACACCCGGCACCTTCGAGGGCTGGCTGCACCGCATCACGACCAACCTGTTCCTGGACATGGTCCGTCGTAAGCAGCGCATCCGTTTCGACTCCCTCGGGGACGACGCCGCGGAGCGGCTGCCGAGCCGTGAGCCGTCGCCGCAGCAGGTCTTCAACGACACCCACTTCGACGCGGACGTCCAGCAGGCGCTGGACACCCTCGCGCCCGAATTCCGGGCCGCGGTCGTGCTGTGCGACATCGAGGGACTTTCGTACGAGGAGATCGCCGCGACACTCGGCGTGAAGCTCGGCACCGTGCGCAGCCGTATCCACCGCGGACGCTCGCACCTGCGCAAGGCGCTGCAGCACCGCTCGCCCGAGGCCCGTGCCGAGCAGCGCTCCCTGGCGGGCGCCCTCGTGTCAGGGGAGGGCGGAACGGCGTGA